The genomic DNA GACACACGATGACGCCAACGCATATAGACTCATTACGAAGTATGGACGTTACATATTATTTCGATGTTATCCATGCAGAATGTatctacagaaaaaaaaacatgatgcaGAAGCTTGACCTTTCGGAGATTAAATTGATTCCCCTTAGTTATGATATTAAGAAGGTTGTTCCGTGGTGAACGCACAACGTGTTCCTCTCATTAGAATAGACCAAAATAATAGTCATGTCCAAAACATACCAACATTAATTGACAGGATCccaattatttttaatatgacAGGTCAAAGAGAACCTTGGAGTGACAATGAATTGGCagcaaaaatataaatcatcatCAGGCTTGCTGGTCAGAAAGAAGGACTGGTTACTATGGTGACGATGCTAATTATCCGTAGTCTAGACATACAAACACGTTTCAGTTTCTACGTATATTGGAACTAtagatttgaataaatcaataacgaatagtaaaaacataaaaaggggAATATTTTAATGCATTTTCGCTGAAATGCCCCATGTCGTAACATGCATACAGTAAATGATAGTAATAGTTGGCATGCGATTTGCGTCAGCGAATACCTGTGCAGGGATggagattttgatttttttttatagactcTCGTGAGATATGTTCATAGGCAAACACAGTATTCATACATGTTCAAACCAAGCACTTGTACCACAGTCGTAGTAGTTCAAGAGCAATACGGATTTTCAAACAAGTAGGCCTAAAATAACATACCCCTTTTTCAGTATGGTACACAAGAAAATTGTTATGGATGGTGTCACAGTACAGGCCATAACCATTGGAAACGTACATACAAACAATAATTTATCACGTTTTGATgcacatttttgaaaattcattatttggtcCCCTACATGTCTATCATTCagtttcatttcatatattttactgaattttatttttcaggaaTTAACTTGCAGGAGCGCTCGGCAGTTAGCAGGATTTGGCGTATTTGTGCGTGTCTGTTTATAAAGTCTATACTCTAACGATCCGAGTTCGTGAAGAACGATAATGGCGAGAGATAATAAGCGGGAAACATCAGCAGGTGATTGGCATGGCAATGTATTCAGAAGGTTGTTTTTTAATTCGAATACACCTCTAAAACAGGGGCGGCGCTTCAAGGGGGCATATGGGAGGATTAACCACCCCTCTAATATAGTGAATGGGGAAAgcgaaaaagggaagaaaagggTATAAGGAAGTGAACAGAAGAGATAGAAGAGGAACGTACTGCCCTTGTAAGTCAAAATTGCCTTTGTTATCCAGTTGAGAACAATAAATCGTTTGCCTCCTCTCTCCATCAGAAAAACCCTTTAGATGCCCTGTCCCATTCAACGTGTTGATACGGATACAAAGTGACCGACAGGGAGAGATAGAgtgagagaaggagagagagagggggtgtaaATGGATACGAAAGAGAAGATGTGTGGAAAGAGGAAGGGATCAAGAGGGAGGAATGGTAAAAAGACATTCGAAGGAGTGACAGTGATGAAGAGATAGGATAAGACAGAGAGAAAGGGTACAGAAAGGGGAAGGGGGTGGGATGACGATGCCCCCAAAACATTTTtcgaatgtcaaaaaaaaattaattataaaaTGCGTTTCCAGAAACGGAAACACCGTTATACTTCTTGTATGTTAATATCTGCATTAGATAGCAAATCAGAAGATGTTAACATTCCTCATCTTACTAGTTCTTCCTTAAACTCCACCTCTTCGACATGAACTCTTGCACTGTCGATATGACACAAGTGGTAGTTGTGAACAATAAACCCTTGTATTACACTGCCGCGGTCAAAAAtctgattttaattttcaagattTGAAAGGAATAtgtcttatttatttttgttagatTCAGATTTTCAAAATAGCTGCTTGATTCGGTAAGAAATGCGAGTGCAAATATCACTATTGGTATTAGTATTccattaatatttttaaatcatatatGGAAACTgtttaaaatcaatgatttctGCTTGTTTATGCCATTTTACTTCCATTCGTCAAAAGCAAGTGCATTGTTTTCGGAAGTGCAATATTTTGTGGGTTCGCCATtacaatgatcatgataatgaatgTCTTTTACAGATTGTAAAGGAACTTCTTACACCTTTCGTTTTGCATCACCCTCCTGTTTGCGTTGATGAACCCACTAGCTTAAAGGGATATTTGGAATAAATTTCATTGTGAATTGGTCAGATTTCATGAACTCTAAGGCGTCGCTCGTGTAATATGCGACTGTTTATGAGGTTAAATAGGTTAGAATTCCAGATCACATGACAATAGTTAAAAAATACCGTTATCATTCCTAAATACCATCTTATCAGTCAATCTAAAGGTGCCCATTATTGCAATCAGTTTAGTTTAAAGGGATTTTTGTCGCGATGAAAATTTCTTTACGATTTAAacagaagaataaaagaaaatagtaaagttcaagtccacctcagaaaaaattggTTTGAATGAATAGAGCAAACTAGCATGATGtaaacaaatttcatcaaaatcggatgtaaaataagaaatttgtgacatttaaattattgttttgcttctttgtcacataacaatgatatgcacaactcagtgacacgCAAATAAGATAGTCGATGACATCTTACActcagtttttatttttatatttttatttgaatgataatatatttaattgatacatatttgacaataaggaccaatttgaccgtaacaatatattattaaacaatgctaattccacatgatcAGGGAAGAATTatattaatcgttgtttcatttgacaatgtggagaaaattaagatatttcatataataaaatgcataagaaatagtgagtggatgacgtcatcagtctcatcAATTGCATACTGAAAAGgatgttcatataacttttcTGTTGAATTGagtgaaacttcaaaatgtcataattttcttattttccgtCCGATTCTGActaaattttcagtattatgctttttggatttttgtctttttattcaattcaaatttttgtttgGATGGACTTTAAAGGTGAAAGTCCACCCGAAACAAATGTTGATGtgaataaacagaaaaaaaatcaaactaacataatgctgaaatttcatcaaaattggatgtgaaataagaaagttatggcattttaaagtctcgcttaatttccacaaaacagtgatatgcacaactcagtgatatgcaaatgagtcagtcggtgatgtccatcactcactatttcttttgttttttattgtttaaattatacaaaattttattttttacaaattcgacaataaggaccaacttgactgaaccataaaatattaCACAATGCTATTTCCACGTGATCAggaaggaattaatcgttgtttccactggcaatgaggagaaaatagaatatttcatatttcatgaaataaaatacaaaagaaatagtgagtggataacgtcatcaatctcctcatttgcataccgaccaggatgtgcatataactgttttgtgagattaagcaaaactttgaaatgtcataactttcttattttacatccgattttgatgaaatttcagtgttatgcttgttggatttttctcttttcatttaaatcaacattttgttggggtggacttgtcctttaaagaaggCTTTGCTTAAATCTACCCACCACtatatttatatcaatattttgtgacgACACATGAAcatagcacccccccccccccccttctcattATGTCACATTGAATTCCATAAAATGCCATTTCATCATATTCTTTAAATCGCCATCCGCGCACTGAACATAATTATCATCGGACACATGCTTTCATTTAATCTTCATTGAGGAAAATATGGTAAATCATTTCAGTCAAATGAGATCATGCATATAACGTTAtcaaaaaaatagtaagaactgactgtcatttttttaatgagtcTTCGTCAAAGCTTTAGCAATTattgtttttctcttcttattctgatgtcaaatgtatatataattttacagtcAGGGTGACTTCCTCTTTAAAGGGAAAGAAATAGGTCTCTAATTGTCAGTGAAAGAACAAGGAAATCATGATCGTGTTTTTATGCAGCAGTCGATGAAACAGTGTTCCCGCTCTGCTCCCGCAATAAAACGTCCTTGAATCTGGCTGTTAATAGCCTATTTGGACGATTACCTTAAGCCCCCTCCGGTTATCAAAGCCCGTTGCTTCACCATGTATATCTGCCATTTTGCCGTAAGAGAGGAAGCCAACCTTAGGAGTCAAAAGCTGAATATCGTTACTCacggaaacaaaataaaaagtgagaGAGCGATAATAAGAAAAGAAGTATTCGTTCAATAATGACATTACATACATAAGATGTTTAACCTCTGACAAACGATAAACTGTCTTTAACTGCTAATTTTGACAGTATGCGttggacgctcttggcataacgTCGCAatttgcgacattatgcgttggtgtgACATCATGCGTTGCTgggacattatcggttgtaacaacCCCTACTTAAAACAAAAGTCGCACCAATCGAAAAGGAACAATAGTGTTAAATATGGCATCCCACCGTTCTTCACCTCCAACTCCCCGTTCTAAATTTCTCTCTCCTTATGTAACTCTCAAACACATCGTCAGATTTCAgccatttctttatttcaaagataAACAGTATACAAGTGACGAACAAGGTCAAACGATGAAAAAGTAGCAATCAAAACCAGGTCCATAACCCTATACCGGTTTAAGGCAGGTTGAAATATACATGTGCATAAAAGGTGATATCACCCAAAAAATAAAGCATTGATTGCAATAGAAAGCAATAATAACATTTGAATAAGTAAATGCATTAGCTTTATaagtgggggcgtcgtggtctagtggttacgattCCCTTCTTTCAAttagagggacgtgggttcgattgtGCATGCTTTCGACCCAGGTTAGGTAACAATTGGTAAATTGGTAGGACTTCATTCCTTGAATGCCTTTAGCGCCTATACGGCGGCTCGGGTAAAGCCGGATAATAATATGACATAAAGTatcaagcgcagtagagtattaTGTAGTTATATACCTGCTCTATACAATTGGAacatattgatattattatattatttttgttattattatcattattattatcattatcattaaatatcaataatgtgtgtaaagtATACATAATCCTAGACAAACATTTAAGGTCTTATTATATCAATGGTAACGAATGTTTGACTAatcatacataataataataataataatagccaatttttatataacgcttttcccagaatggcccaaagcgctttacagcaaattattaccccggtcattggattcatttcaatcccacacgaaaagtgcacaatttccactccctggggagcattccttgcattcatcgcagcctcataaTGGCGCtgacaaaatcaaacatacaatatatttcgcatcctaccgggtacccatttagcacctgagtcgagagtggcaaagtgtggattaacgtcttgccaaaggacgctagaccgcggtgggattcgaacacacgaccctctgtttacaaggcgagattCAGagccactacaccacggctcttctcATACATACGAGAAAGCTTACCGACTAAGCTCTTTTGCGCTATTAAGTTATTAAAACAATTTGATTTGTGTTGCCTGAACCTTGTGGGGATGGGGGGTCTTATTCTTCTACTTTTCcccaatttcttttttctttagaGCTTCTGAACCTCCTCTAATTTACTGACCTCGGAGTTTACTTTCAAATTTATAACTAACGTTTACAAATACAGCCAAACCCTGCTCACCAATCATGAATTAATAAAGAAGTATAGGCAAATGTTTTGTTATCTTAAATTGATTATTGGTCGAATGGTACCTCAGTAGGAGAGCTGTTTGATTTTTAACAAAGAATGTTTTCTTGTTGTATTTTGTGAACGGAATCTAAATGTGTATTTTGAAAACGAACTTTCATTTGTGAATGTATCCGTAATTGACAGGCATGTGTGCGTGGGAGCGAGTATGtacgtgcgtgtgtgtgtgcgttttgTGTGCAAGGGTGTGTGTATGTAAGGGTGAGTGCGCTTGCTTAGAATAAGATGCCTGAGCACGCGTATAATCATTCCATGGGCTGAATATTCAAATATGTCGACCAGGAGTATAAGAATATGATATTCTGTGCATGCTGGCATGCACGATACATGTGCAAAAGAAGTGGGAAATGTCATGTTCAGGTTTTTATCTGCCCTCACAATGTTTCAAGATTACTACTGtatcattttactttattgACACGATCAATTATTGCAGCTAAAATGATTGAATTGAACCCTTGGATAACGGGTTGCGTGGTTAGTTTAGTTTACTCAGCAACTGCTTGTCAAATCTAACGCTCAAGTCAGGCCGAAGAAGCCCACCCTATATCGAACAAAGTTTTAACGTTATTTTGAATGACACGCTATCGATCGGCCCCATCGGTGTGACTATAGCATTGTAAAACGGAGGTTGCTTTCATAATCAATTGAGTAAATGGAAGCCCCTCAATTGATCAGAAACACGTTCATGCTGAATTCCGacatacatttacatttcatattgtcTTACTGCGGTCCGCTAAAAGCGAAGATTAAAAAACAATGGTCGAAAAAAAGACGCCTTTACCTTGCATTTCAAGTTGATTATATTTCGTAGTCGGAAATAGTTACAGCCTTATTGAAGTTTGATAACGGGTCGATGATACGAATTTCACTTGAGTATCACCTCAcattatattatttgtttttatgtcgTGAAATTGTCATGCTCGAAAAGTGATATCATAATTACACACTTAGAATGGTGGGCAACATACTGTTCACTGTGTTGGGGAATGTATATGTTggtaaaaagatatatattttgggCGATTATTATCAAGTTGAGCAAATTTGTTAccaaatcattcatttttattacccTTCGTTTTTTACCCAATCGAtagttttttattttccaatttggaaagattagttgtgtggacagtatgttgcccaatgatggttatttatttattattttgccaaacctttttaacagtgtataagGAAATGAAGATAACAGATATGCAATTTCAAACGGACACCCGATCGAGCGAACAAAATCAATCTAAAATTGCTATTAATGCAATGAAACAATTTATTCTTTGTGTATATTCTTCACATTTTTATGGATTACTCGCTCAGCTCATTCAGAGTGGGAAGGGGCGGGTAGAGTTTTCAATCTTTTTCTTGCAATCTGCACGGGTATTTCTTGAATGATGACATAATGGTTAGTTTCGGTCATGTTCGGTCATTTGGTTTACGTAGCAGACGATGCTAGCCTGCTATTATATAGTAAGCCTACGCAGACCCTAttgcaaatcaaaattaattccGGACTCGATATTTACTTCCTCAAACTGAAGCTAGATTATAAATATCAGTAAACAAAGCTTCATAATACAAGAACATTGTTACTTTCAACATTAAATGCGTTAATTAAGTTTGTTTGGACTGTATTAATTGTTTCAAATGAAAAGGTCTACGAACGGAAACTATCATACGTTAGTCACGTGACGTTGTACACAGAAATATGCCATGTTCTGCCTGCTTGATCTCAAAgtttttggggaaaataaaaCGTAaccattataccagtcataaaGTATTATACATCAAACTGTAGATGATCTATTTAGCATTGAGATGACAATCAATCTCGACCTTTTTTACCCTTAGAGATATTCCAGTGGGAAAACAAAGGTGCCATGTGCACTGTCTCGAAAATATGGGTGATTTCAGACCGTTTGCCATAGCAAGAGTTGTGAACATGGACAATTTCAAATGAAGAGCGAGACGTAAATAGTCaattaattgtaataatatttacattaaattACTGGAATTGGATGCAATTTTCACACCATTATCAATCTGGTGTGAGATAATCAATATTTGTACAGATATACCCGGATTCCTCCAATATTACATTCATGAAGACCACTGTTCCCTGTGTTAaagctgtgtgtgtgtacttTCGGCCACTCAAAGCACGCGACTAACCATTATGGCGCAGATACATGTTAATGATCCAATGACAGCTGGATTTTTTTGTCATCACCCGTTTTCTATCCTAATGCGCAAAAAGACCCGGCTATCCGTCGATCCTACTGAAAAAGAAACATTTGATGAGTGAGAAACGTTTAATATTTTTAGATTATTAAACTTTTCCCCATCCATCAAAATCCCCCATAAAAACTATTTCATCGTTAAGATAATATGattgaaaggaaaatgaaaacaacAGATACAATAGCATTCAAAAATTTGTTAGCAGATTAATATCTTAATTCCACATTCCAGAGCATCGACAAATAATTTAGAAGAATGCAAACGCAAGCTGACTTTGTTATCTAAATTCCTAGGGCATTTTAAAGTTAACTGGTGAAAAATACAAGCACTGTGAATACATTCATTACTTAATCATTCGACCAAAAGATCATGGCATGGGTCACATGAATGAAACTAAAGTTCACTTGCTGCTTAAAATGCCTAgggcattttatttattcagtgtttgtttatttgtttggttTTGTTTACCCTGGATAACCCCGTCAGTGGACTATTAACCCTTTGCGggctgatgttgcaattttgcacattcgtacaattaaattcaaccaTCGTAATAATTAGTTTCCTCCCCTACCTTCAAATTAGATTAGCTAATAAAAGGCAATAGTTCTTTGATGACATCTACATAATAACAAatatcaatggtgcaatatggatatcttgaattaaagaaaatgacatggaaaatcttatcattattataaaaaaaaagttaattcagCATGCAAACAAGTAAAAACAAATGCATAAATCATGTAAGAGTTATAAACAATGaacaaaaaacacacaaaaaagaagaagaatacatTCATAAAGACAACCGACCTGCAGGGCATATACATACACATCCTTAAATGTATGTGTGTATTTAGACCAAATGTCCACATATATATTTTGCGTATGCATAAAAGTATGTGCTGAgatattacaattatcatttatTGTGTGTTTAATCGCACCCTAGAACCAGCCGAATATAGTTATCGTTTCAGTTTAGTGGTTTCTCGCTATAGAAGGGTCACATGGACACAATACGCTCACGTACCCGTACTCTGAACTCTATCCGTGGTCTAAAGTTGTCGCTGATCTATGAAAAGTCTAAAATTACATGATAATTTTATCGTCGCATGTGGCATTCAAATCATTGATGAGTTCTTTGAATGATGATTGcagcatttttttcttcattaaccCATGGAACGAATCCCAATAAACACAAGAAGCATCAATGTTTGAAGTTCAATAGTATTTTACACACATAGCTCCAATAAATTTGGCCCACACTTAGAATTTAGGTAATGACCCTGccggaaagaacacagtgtcccacATTGTGAAACACATCTTCACATTGTGAACGATTGAATTCGCACtgtgaaatcaaacatcactGAGTGAACACTCTGTGGTAAACCACACTGTGGAGGTGTCCACAATGTGAAGTCATCtccacactgttaaattggagcgttttaacattgtgaatcacatcttcacattgtgAACGAGTAAATTCGCACTGTGAACTCAAACATCACTGAGTGAACACTCTGTGGTAAACCACACTGGATGTGTCCACtatgtgaaatcatcttcacactgttagattggagcgttttaacattgttaatcacatcttcacagagtcgactatgtgaacacactgtgaacacactgtgggacACTGCGTTCTTTCCTGCAGGGGAATAAATGACATTTCCTGCCAAATAATGATTATCAATTATGATATAGGGTctaattattataatataacTCAATTCATCTTACTCTCATGTAAtcgttaaaaaaatacatatttttaaaaattttattagACTCTTGACATATAACATTAGTGGACAGAATAAAGCTTTGGAAAAAGCAGGCCTATATCACATTCGGAACGCAGATTATAAATGAATACATCAGTAACAGAAATAACACCTATATAGATACACCTTGTCCCGTGATGACTTTGAAATCAagtggcctgtattctgaattttggtttaaattaaaccccggtttaaagttatggtctaactatggagagccaatcgGGGCACACATCTCCAACaatacacatccaatttattgATGACACTCGAATTgctcataattgtctgggaatgaggTATTTTGAAGCATTCTTCTTCATAATGAAAGCAAAATAGTAaacgtaaaaaatatatacattagaAACGTAATTTTATAAATGTTGGCTCCCTATAATTTTAGCACATAGTTAGACCGCGGTCTAAGTCAAACCTGACTTCACAATACGAGTCAGTGCGTTTAAGATATACCCTGTTTGCCTGCTTGAACATCTACAGCACCCACAACTTGAGACCTACCCCCATAACATTCTTTCACTAAATGTTAATTCTACTGTTGCACAAACGAAACCGACTTCAAACCAACCTGTCATTGGAAGTATTTTAAAGGCCTTTGTCGGTGTAAAATCAGTTTCACTTGCGTAAGGCCTCCGTAGTCatgatacactctaaaaaaggattggtcaaaatgaccaatttgttggttaatatgtgtccgaccgataaaattggtcaaaagcAACCAAATTATTGGTTCTAATCGACCAAtattttggttgatattgaccaattttatccgtcggacacatattaaccaacagattggtaATTTTGACCAAtactttttaagagtgtacttACAGGAACCGTTCCAGGCGCATATCAAGCCGGACGAGACACGAGTGTTTTGAGAGACCGACTATTGTGAAAGGGCAACAGGGACCCTAATATAGTACTGTGTCTATTCCATCTGGATCCGCGCATAGACCGTTCTCACTCTAGCGCTATTGAAATGAATGACTAGTTAGATTTAAAACCTGAATTACTACTACCATGGTTACGCATTAATGGTATGAACAGTATTTTCATTGAATGTGTCTCTTGTAAACATTCGCCATACGATCCTGCGAAATGAAGAATTCATTAGGAGATAGATAAGAGCGTTCCAGAAACTGTTGCTGATTACGAATATGAGAAGAATGTTCCTTGCAATGCAAGGCATTTCTTTGCCTAAAGCAGCACTTGTGAAATTCACCGATACCTGCGCTCCCCATGTGATGTAGAACGCGCCGGTAACAGCGAAGATAGTCCGGATGTCCTTGTTCCCGCGACGCTGATGCCCGCCAGATTCCGTGTCTCCTGCTTTACTTCGTTCGCTAGTACCGGACGTAGCGGCGATGCGGCGTCGGTGCTTCCTCGCCAGAATAACGAGGACAGTATTGCAGAAGGTCGTTATCCCGGCTGATGTGAGAATGAGTGCGAAGTAGATGACAAGTATGGGATTTGTGGCGATGTCTACAGATGCGAATTTCAAATCGCTGAATCCTGCGATAATCTTATGAGCTAGGCTTGCAGACGAGTTCATGGTACCAACGAACATCCCGAAGACAATCAGCATGATCATTCGTCGCTTCGTGACGATTGCGTGATACCGCAACGGTCGTGTCACGGCAAGATACCGATCTATACTAACGCAAGCAAGGATCATGATGGATTGATTAAAGAGCGTTGAGCATCCGATGACCCCAATTATGGAGAACGTCCTCGTCCTGGAGATGGACAACCCCGAAAAGCGGATAGAATGGAAAGTGCAGCAGAAGAGACCTACAAAGAAGTCTACGACTGCTACTGCTTGAAAGCACAATCTGGTATTGTCGTTAAAGCATTGTTGTGTGCGAGCAAGAGCCACGAGGTTAACGATATTGGAGAAGACTGTTATCATACCACATAGGATGAACAGAACAGTGAACGCAACTGAAGGAGCACAGGAATCAACTGTGCCTTCGGTCAGTGTCGTAGGGTAGGTAGTCATGGCGGTGACACACCGAAAACACGCAATTGTTGATAAATCCATGGTCGGATGCTATTTTGGAACACCGGTAGATGTACTCAAGAATGTCATATGGGAAATTGTTTGGACTGTATAATGCAAAGTTGGTAACATCAGTCTTTAAACGTTAAAGGTACTGTTAGTTCATGCACGAAATTGGACTGTATAATGCAAAGTTGATAGCC from Lytechinus variegatus isolate NC3 chromosome 8, Lvar_3.0, whole genome shotgun sequence includes the following:
- the LOC121420636 gene encoding probable G-protein coupled receptor 21, with the protein product MTTYPTTLTEGTVDSCAPSVAFTVLFILCGMITVFSNIVNLVALARTQQCFNDNTRLCFQAVAVVDFFVGLFCCTFHSIRFSGLSISRTRTFSIIGVIGCSTLFNQSIMILACVSIDRYLAVTRPLRYHAIVTKRRMIMLIVFGMFVGTMNSSASLAHKIIAGFSDLKFASVDIATNPILVIYFALILTSAGITTFCNTVLVILARKHRRRIAATSGTSERSKAGDTESGGHQRRGNKDIRTIFAVTGAFYITWGAQVSVNFTSAALGKEMPCIARNILLIFVISNSFWNALIYLLMNSSFRRIVWRMFTRDTFNENTVHTINA